A stretch of the Amycolatopsis sp. BJA-103 genome encodes the following:
- a CDS encoding cryptochrome/photolyase family protein: MTREAPVVLWFRRDLRLGDHAALLEASKHSKHVLALYVLDDALLKPSGAPRVAFLHGCLEALDDQLGGRLMLVKGDPVKEVVKAAREIGASAVHVSADTGPYGRRRDDEVKKALAEHDIAWTETGSSYAITPGRVTKPDGDPYRVFTPFYRAWVRHGWPRPADTGKDMVDWVEPPRSVKLPKSPSLKGMELPEPGEKAALERWHEFLDDGLETYDEDRDRPDRPGTTKISPYLRWGCVHPRTLLADLAGNEGSGAQSLRGEFAWREFHADVLFHRPETARKNYDSRFDAMEHESDDEAFKRWCEGRTGFPIVDAGMRQLLAEGWMHNRVRMIVASFLVKDLHLPWWLGARYFMRHLVDGDLASNQLNWQWVAGSGTDAAPYFRIFNPTTQGEKFDPSGEYVRRYVPELRSVQGKAVHKPKDVKGYPAPMVDHAHERQVALERYGAIKGT, encoded by the coding sequence GTGACCAGAGAAGCCCCCGTAGTGCTGTGGTTCCGCCGCGACCTCCGCCTAGGCGACCACGCCGCCCTGCTGGAAGCCTCGAAGCACAGCAAGCACGTTCTCGCGCTGTACGTCCTCGACGACGCGCTCCTCAAACCTTCCGGCGCCCCGCGCGTCGCGTTCCTGCACGGCTGTCTCGAGGCGCTGGACGACCAGCTCGGCGGGCGGCTCATGCTCGTCAAGGGCGACCCGGTCAAGGAGGTCGTCAAGGCGGCCCGCGAGATCGGTGCCTCGGCCGTGCACGTCAGCGCGGACACCGGGCCGTACGGCCGCCGCCGCGACGACGAGGTCAAGAAAGCCTTGGCGGAGCACGACATCGCGTGGACCGAGACGGGATCCTCGTACGCGATCACGCCCGGCCGGGTCACCAAGCCGGACGGCGACCCCTATCGCGTGTTCACCCCGTTCTACCGCGCGTGGGTGCGCCACGGCTGGCCGCGCCCCGCGGACACCGGGAAGGACATGGTGGACTGGGTGGAGCCGCCGCGTTCGGTCAAGCTCCCGAAATCCCCTTCGCTCAAGGGAATGGAGCTGCCGGAGCCCGGCGAGAAGGCGGCGCTGGAGCGCTGGCACGAGTTCCTGGACGACGGCCTCGAGACCTACGACGAAGACCGCGACCGTCCGGATCGCCCCGGGACGACCAAAATTTCGCCGTATCTGCGGTGGGGTTGTGTTCACCCTCGTACCTTGCTGGCGGACCTCGCCGGGAACGAGGGGTCCGGCGCGCAGTCTTTGCGCGGCGAGTTCGCGTGGCGCGAGTTCCACGCCGACGTCCTGTTCCATCGCCCCGAAACGGCGCGGAAGAATTACGATTCCCGCTTCGACGCCATGGAACACGAGAGCGACGACGAGGCTTTCAAACGGTGGTGCGAAGGGCGCACCGGATTCCCGATCGTCGACGCCGGGATGCGGCAGCTGCTCGCCGAGGGCTGGATGCACAACCGCGTCCGGATGATCGTGGCGAGTTTCCTGGTCAAGGACCTGCATCTGCCGTGGTGGCTCGGCGCGCGGTACTTCATGCGGCACCTGGTCGACGGCGATCTCGCGTCGAACCAGCTGAACTGGCAGTGGGTCGCGGGCAGCGGCACCGACGCCGCGCCGTACTTCCGGATCTTCAACCCGACCACGCAGGGCGAGAAGTTCGACCCGTCCGGCGAGTACGTCCGCCGCTACGTCCCTGAACTCCGCTCCGTGCAAGGGAAAGCCGTGCACAAACCGAAGGACGTCAAGGGCTACCCCGCGCCCATGGTCGACCACGCCCACGAACGCCAAGTCGCCCTGGAGCGCTACGGCGCCATCAAAGGCACCTGA
- a CDS encoding ABC transporter permease, protein MNTVSPWRAVWLIAKRELNTRLRTRSFVIGTAVLLVMLMGYVLLQSTLISNEDKSKIGLTGQTAGIAQQLQTAGAAVGEKIETVTVADPAEGRSQVENGDLDALLSGNATELKVLVKSELDNKLRALLTGVSQQEVLNGKLSEAVENPEQVMRTVTDTQVEVDSIKPPDPEKAQRMVIGLIVAVLLYMSIVTYGTLVAQGVVEEKSSRVVEILLSTVRPWHLLLGKVIGLGLVGLTQLVIIGGAGLIVASATNVLTLSGVATSALLWGVVWYLLGFLLYAILYGAMGSLVSRQEDTQSVIGPVNIVLILGFVVGFNLLAQSPEGTGTKILSLVPLLSPVLMPARIAAGTVEVWEIALSLGLTVGAIALFTWLGARIYQNSVLRVGSRIKLTDALKG, encoded by the coding sequence ATGAACACCGTCTCACCCTGGCGCGCTGTCTGGCTCATCGCCAAACGTGAGCTGAACACGCGGCTGCGCACCCGGTCCTTCGTGATCGGCACCGCCGTGCTGCTGGTCATGCTGATGGGCTATGTCCTGCTGCAGTCCACACTGATCAGCAACGAGGACAAGAGCAAGATCGGGCTCACCGGCCAGACCGCCGGGATCGCGCAGCAGCTCCAGACCGCGGGCGCGGCGGTCGGCGAGAAGATCGAGACCGTCACCGTCGCCGATCCGGCGGAGGGCCGGTCGCAGGTCGAGAACGGCGATCTCGACGCGCTGCTGTCCGGCAACGCCACCGAGCTGAAGGTGCTCGTCAAGTCCGAATTGGACAACAAGCTGCGTGCCCTGCTGACCGGCGTCTCACAGCAGGAAGTGCTCAACGGCAAGCTTTCCGAAGCCGTGGAGAACCCGGAGCAGGTGATGCGCACGGTCACCGACACCCAGGTCGAGGTCGACTCGATCAAGCCGCCGGATCCGGAGAAGGCCCAGCGGATGGTGATCGGGCTGATCGTGGCGGTGCTGCTGTACATGAGCATCGTGACCTACGGGACGCTGGTCGCCCAAGGCGTGGTCGAAGAGAAGTCCAGCCGGGTCGTGGAGATCCTGCTGTCCACCGTCCGGCCATGGCATCTGTTGCTGGGCAAGGTGATCGGGCTCGGCCTGGTCGGCCTGACGCAGCTGGTGATCATCGGCGGCGCCGGGTTGATAGTCGCGTCGGCGACCAACGTGCTGACGCTGTCCGGGGTCGCGACGAGCGCGCTGCTGTGGGGCGTGGTGTGGTACCTGCTCGGGTTCCTGTTGTACGCCATCCTCTACGGCGCGATGGGTTCGCTGGTCTCCCGGCAGGAGGACACCCAGTCGGTGATCGGCCCGGTCAACATCGTGCTGATCCTGGGCTTCGTCGTCGGGTTCAACCTGCTGGCACAGTCGCCGGAAGGCACGGGCACGAAGATCCTTTCCCTGGTACCGCTACTGTCGCCGGTGCTGATGCCCGCCCGGATCGCGGCCGGGACCGTCGAGGTGTGGGAGATCGCGCTGTCGCTCGGGTTGACCGTGGGCGCCATCGCCCTGTTCACCTGGCTGGGCGCGCGGATCTACCAGAACAGCGTCCTGCGGGTCGGCAGCCGGATCAAGCTGACCGACGCCCTGAAGGGCTGA
- a CDS encoding TetR/AcrR family transcriptional regulator, which produces MTESKTRRRQPTARQRALLSELEALFLAEGFSQFTLDDLAARLHCSKSTLYALAPSKEQLAVKVVAHFFKGAAELLEERIAGIDDARKILGEYLAGISEYLNRASAAFMTDIAEFAPARDAYQLNSRAAAQRIRSFIDRGVTDGVFREVHARLIAEMAGLIIEGIQTGVVGQRAGVTDAEAFTALSELLLGGLAPKMS; this is translated from the coding sequence ATGACCGAGAGCAAGACCCGGCGCCGCCAGCCCACCGCGCGTCAGCGAGCGTTGCTTTCGGAGCTCGAAGCCCTCTTCCTCGCCGAGGGGTTCTCCCAGTTCACGCTGGACGACCTCGCCGCCAGGCTCCACTGCTCGAAGTCGACCCTCTACGCGCTCGCCCCCAGCAAGGAGCAGCTCGCGGTCAAGGTCGTCGCCCACTTCTTCAAGGGTGCCGCCGAGCTGCTGGAGGAGCGGATCGCCGGGATCGACGACGCCCGCAAGATCCTCGGGGAGTACCTCGCCGGGATCTCCGAATACCTGAATCGCGCCTCGGCCGCTTTCATGACCGACATCGCCGAATTCGCCCCGGCGCGGGACGCGTATCAGCTCAACAGCCGCGCCGCGGCCCAGCGGATCCGGTCGTTCATCGATCGCGGCGTCACCGATGGTGTTTTCCGCGAGGTGCACGCGCGGCTGATCGCGGAAATGGCGGGGTTGATCATCGAGGGAATCCAGACCGGCGTGGTCGGCCAGCGCGCCGGGGTGACCGACGCCGAGGCGTTCACCGCGCTGTCGGAACTCCTACTCGGAGGCCTCGCCCCGAAAATGTCTTGA
- a CDS encoding carbohydrate kinase family protein: MIVVGGEALVDLVPGEPLDSTVDGGLRALLPRMGGGPYNVALAAGRLGVPTGFFSRVSNDRFGAALVDRLHASGVDTALLQRGNEPTTLAVVALDEKGSAQYTFYTEGTADRLVGDPGALPENVTALSLGTLGMVLEPGASTYETMLRREAARGVLTVLDPNIRAALITDPAAYRARFESWLPHVRLLKISDDDTEWLAEGADPVDAAKVWTSAGVDAVVLTRGAQGLSVITRAGEIAQVPSRRVAVVDTIGAGDTVQGALLAWLYSNGVRDVSTLDADGWRSALEFAAKAASITVSRSGAEPPTAEDMASAV; encoded by the coding sequence GTGATCGTCGTGGGTGGAGAGGCGCTGGTCGACCTCGTTCCTGGTGAACCGTTGGATTCCACTGTGGACGGTGGGCTGCGCGCCCTGCTGCCCCGGATGGGTGGTGGTCCGTACAACGTCGCGCTCGCCGCCGGGCGCCTCGGTGTCCCGACGGGCTTCTTCTCGCGTGTCTCCAATGACCGTTTCGGTGCCGCGCTGGTGGACCGGCTGCACGCCTCCGGGGTCGACACCGCCTTGCTGCAGCGGGGAAACGAGCCGACGACGCTCGCCGTCGTCGCGCTCGACGAGAAGGGCTCCGCGCAATACACCTTCTACACCGAGGGCACCGCGGACAGGCTGGTCGGCGATCCCGGCGCGCTGCCGGAAAATGTGACGGCGCTCTCGCTCGGCACGCTTGGCATGGTCCTGGAACCGGGTGCGAGCACGTACGAAACCATGTTGCGCCGCGAAGCCGCCCGGGGTGTCCTGACCGTCCTCGACCCGAACATCCGGGCGGCGCTGATCACCGATCCGGCGGCGTACCGGGCGAGGTTCGAGTCCTGGCTGCCGCATGTCCGGCTGCTCAAGATCTCCGACGACGACACGGAATGGCTCGCCGAAGGCGCCGATCCGGTCGACGCCGCAAAGGTCTGGACCTCTGCCGGGGTCGACGCCGTGGTGCTCACCCGCGGCGCGCAAGGGTTGTCCGTCATCACACGGGCGGGCGAAATCGCTCAGGTCCCGTCACGCCGTGTCGCCGTTGTCGACACGATCGGCGCCGGTGACACCGTGCAAGGCGCGCTGCTGGCATGGCTGTACTCGAACGGGGTGCGCGACGTGTCCACTCTCGACGCCGATGGCTGGCGTTCGGCGCTCGAATTCGCGGCGAAAGCGGCGTCGATCACCGTCTCGCGGAGTGGGGCGGAACCGCCGACGGCCGAAGATATGGCATCCGCCGTGTGA
- a CDS encoding citrate synthase: protein MSDATTAAGQSGETATLRLPNGEHEFKVIHPVEGAPGIELGKLLATTGYITHDPGFVNTGAASSAITYIDGDAGILRYRGYPIEQLAGKSTFIEVSYLLIYGELPTQTQLAEFTEKIQRHTLLHEDLKAFFSGFPRDAHPMPVLSSAVSALSTFYQDSLNPFDEPNVELSTIRLLAKVPTLAAYAYKKSVGQPLLYPDNSLGLVENFLRMTFGFPAEPYEVDPDVAKALDLLFILHADHEQNCSTSTVRLVGSSEANLFASISAGINALFGPLHGGANSAVLDMLEGIQAEGGDVANFVTRVKNKEKGVRLMGFGHRVYKNYDPRAKIIKNTADEILSKLKGGDELLDIAKKLEETALSDDYFIERKLYPNVDFYTGLIYRALGFPTKYFTVLFALGRLPGWIAHWREMIQDPATKIGRPRQIYTGSAERDYTPISER from the coding sequence ATGTCCGACGCGACGACGGCTGCGGGGCAGTCCGGCGAGACCGCGACGCTGCGCCTGCCCAATGGCGAGCACGAGTTCAAGGTGATCCACCCGGTCGAGGGTGCGCCTGGGATCGAGCTGGGGAAGCTGCTGGCGACGACCGGGTACATCACCCACGACCCGGGGTTCGTGAACACCGGTGCCGCGTCTTCGGCCATCACCTACATCGACGGTGACGCCGGCATCCTGCGCTACCGCGGCTACCCGATCGAGCAGCTGGCCGGGAAGTCGACCTTCATCGAGGTCTCCTACCTACTCATCTACGGCGAGCTGCCGACCCAGACGCAGCTGGCGGAGTTCACCGAGAAGATCCAGCGCCACACCCTGCTGCACGAAGACCTCAAGGCCTTCTTCAGCGGCTTCCCGCGCGACGCGCACCCGATGCCGGTGCTCTCCAGCGCGGTATCGGCGCTGTCGACCTTCTACCAGGACTCGCTCAACCCGTTCGACGAACCGAACGTGGAGCTGTCCACCATCCGCCTGCTGGCCAAGGTCCCGACCCTGGCCGCGTACGCGTACAAGAAGTCCGTCGGGCAGCCGCTGCTGTACCCGGACAACTCGCTCGGCCTGGTCGAGAACTTCCTGCGGATGACCTTCGGCTTCCCGGCCGAGCCCTACGAGGTCGACCCGGACGTCGCCAAGGCGCTCGACCTGCTGTTCATCCTGCACGCCGACCACGAGCAGAACTGCTCCACCTCGACCGTGCGCCTCGTCGGCTCCTCCGAGGCGAACCTGTTCGCCTCGATCTCGGCGGGCATCAACGCGCTCTTCGGCCCGCTGCACGGTGGCGCCAACAGCGCGGTGCTGGACATGCTCGAGGGCATCCAGGCCGAGGGCGGCGACGTCGCGAACTTCGTCACCCGCGTGAAGAACAAGGAAAAGGGTGTCCGCCTGATGGGCTTCGGGCACCGGGTCTACAAGAACTACGACCCGCGCGCGAAGATCATCAAGAACACCGCGGACGAGATCCTCTCCAAGCTCAAGGGTGGCGACGAGCTGCTCGACATCGCGAAGAAGCTGGAAGAGACCGCGCTCTCGGACGACTACTTCATCGAGCGGAAGCTGTACCCGAACGTCGACTTCTACACCGGCCTGATCTACCGGGCGCTCGGCTTCCCGACTAAGTACTTCACCGTGCTGTTCGCGCTCGGCCGCCTGCCGGGCTGGATCGCGCACTGGCGCGAGATGATCCAGGACCCGGCCACCAAGATCGGCCGCCCGCGGCAGATCTACACCGGCTCCGCGGAGCGCGACTACACGCCGATCTCGGAGCGCTGA
- a CDS encoding ABC transporter ATP-binding protein, with amino-acid sequence MSEGKLEIDRISKSYGTKVALDEVSFEVQPGELFGFVGSNGAGKTTTMRIVLGVLAADGGEVRLGGAPITHETRTHIGYMPEERGLYPKMKVLEQLVYLAELHGMSANDAHRSAENWISRLGLTERRKDEVQKLSLGNQQRVQLAAALVHDPTVLVLDEPFSGLDPLAVDVMSGVLREKAATGVPVVFSSHQLDLVERLCDRVGIIRSGRMVASGTVAELTADAGNGLVVTAPHSSPGWASAVPGVRSAEQNGPTTILELEAHADDQAVLAAALATGPVTEFSKRRRSLTELFRDAVAEKPAAQGVSA; translated from the coding sequence ATGAGCGAGGGGAAGCTGGAGATCGACCGGATCTCCAAGAGTTACGGCACGAAGGTCGCGCTGGACGAGGTGAGCTTCGAGGTCCAGCCCGGTGAGCTGTTCGGGTTCGTCGGCAGCAACGGGGCGGGCAAGACCACCACGATGCGGATCGTCCTCGGCGTGCTGGCGGCCGACGGCGGCGAGGTGCGGCTCGGCGGCGCGCCGATCACGCACGAGACCCGCACGCATATCGGGTACATGCCGGAGGAACGCGGGCTGTACCCGAAGATGAAGGTGCTGGAGCAGCTGGTCTACCTCGCGGAACTGCACGGGATGTCGGCCAACGACGCCCACCGCAGCGCCGAGAACTGGATCTCCCGGCTGGGGCTGACCGAACGCCGCAAGGACGAGGTCCAGAAACTGAGCCTCGGCAACCAGCAGCGGGTGCAGCTCGCGGCCGCGCTGGTGCACGATCCGACGGTGCTGGTGCTGGACGAGCCGTTCTCCGGCCTCGACCCGCTGGCCGTGGACGTGATGAGCGGGGTGCTGCGCGAGAAGGCCGCGACCGGGGTGCCGGTGGTGTTCTCCAGCCACCAGCTCGATCTGGTCGAGCGGCTCTGCGACCGGGTCGGCATCATCCGAAGTGGACGGATGGTCGCCTCCGGCACCGTCGCAGAACTGACCGCGGACGCGGGCAACGGCCTCGTCGTCACCGCGCCCCACTCCTCGCCCGGCTGGGCTTCGGCCGTTCCCGGTGTCCGGTCGGCCGAGCAGAACGGCCCGACGACGATCCTCGAACTCGAAGCCCACGCCGACGATCAGGCCGTGCTCGCCGCAGCACTGGCCACCGGTCCGGTCACCGAATTCAGCAAACGCAGGCGTTCGCTGACCGAGCTGTTCCGCGACGCCGTCGCCGAGAAGCCGGCCGCACAAGGAGTTTCCGCATGA